The DNA window GGTCTACTCCTACTTCATCAATCCCAACGCCTCGCCGGTAATCGAAGCGATCGCCGTCGGACCGCTCATTTTCATTCCGCTGTCGTTCGGCTACTCGATTGTGCGCTACCGCCTGATGGATGTGGACGTGATCATGCGGCGCAGCGTCGTTCATGCTCTGGCGACGGCGTCGGTTCTCGCTCTCTATCTCGCGCTGTTGATCAAGGGAGCCGACATCGTGGATTGGGTTGTTCCCAATGCGCCGCTGTGGCTGGTCCAGGCGGTCACGGTCACGGGCATGCTCATCATCGCCATGCTCTTCGCCCCGGTGCGCAACTGGATGCAGCAGCAGATGGATCGCCTTTTTTACGGTCCCCGCTACAGCGCCCGGGCCAGCCTCGGCCAGTTCATCCAGACCATTTCCGCCACCACCGCTCTCGACCCTCTGCTGTCGTCGGTTGCCGAACGGCTCGGCGAGATGGTGCCCGTGGGCAAGATCGTCATCTTCATTGAAGACGCGTCAGCCCCGGCGGGTTATCGGATCGCCTTCAGTTCCGAAGGGAGCGAACAACGGCCTCTTCCTCCCGGGTTCGCTGATGTGATTCGTACGGAGAGCGCTTCGCAGGGAGTGCTCTCGGTCGAGGTCACCCCCTGGTTGCCCGAATCCTTTCTCGCTCACTTCCGCGACCTTCACTACTTCGTCCCCTGCATCGTGCGGGATCGCATGGTGGCCATCATCGGATTGGGACGGAACGCGGAGGCTCCATTACTCACGTCGGAAGAGATCGAGCTGCTGCGGGCGATTTCCGGCTATGTCGCCGTTGCCATCGAGAACAGCTTGCTCTATCAAGAACAAGCCGCACGAGCGGCCGAACTGGCTGAACTGAAGGAATTCAACGAAAGCATCATCGAGTCCATCAACGTCGGGATCCTGGCCCTTACTCCCGAAGGGCGCATCACGACCTGCAACAGTGCTCTGGAAGAACTCCTCGGCCTGCCTCGCAGTCAGGCCATCGGCCAGCCGATTGATAGCGTCCTCGATCCGGAACTCGTGCGGGCTCTCCGTCAGATCGTGGGACATGAGGGGTGGGTGGTGGATGAGGCTCGAACTCTCTACAAGTTTCGCCTGGTACTCGGCGAGGATCGAGACCTCGTTCTCAACATCTCCCTCACTCCGTTTGTGACGCCTCAGGGGCAGAATGTCGGCTCGCTTCTGGTCCTGGAAGACCTCACCCACCGCGTGCGACTCGAAGAACAGTTGCAGCAGCGAGAAAAACTCTCCTCGATCGGGCTTCTCGCCGCGGGCGTCGCTCACGAAGTCAATACGCCGCTGGCCGGCATCGCCAGCTATACGCAGATGCTGTTGCGACAGTTTCCTCCGAGCGATCCGCGTCGGGCACTGCTGGAGAAGATCCAGACGCAGGCCATGCGGGCTTCGAACATCGTCACCAACCTCCTCAATTTCGCCCGCGTTGAACGGACGGACTTCGCCGAATTGGATCTCCATCAGGTTCTCGACGACACGCTCCAGCTCATTGAGCCACAGTTGCGCACGAGTGGAATTGTCGTGGTGAAGGACTACGCTCCGGAACTGCCCGCGATTCTGGGGAATTTCACCAAGCTTCAGCAAGTCTTCATGAACCTCATCCTCAATGCCCGCGACGCCATGCCCGATGGAGGACAGCTCACCTTGCGAACTGACGCTCGTGATGCAGTGGTGGAGGTGGAGGTCATAGATACCGGCGTCGGTATTCCCCCGGAACATCTCTCCAAAATTTACGATCCCTTCTTCACCACCAAAGAGATCGGACGCGGAACGGGACTCGGTCTGGCGCTCACCTACGGGATCGTCCAGGAGCACGCCGGCCGTATCTCGGTCGAAAGCAAAGTGGGGTGTGGAACCCGGTTCACTCTCACGTTCCCGGCGGCTCGCGTCGCCCGCATTCCCTCTCGCCGCCGCGAGGAATACGCCACCGCGACCGGTGACTAAGGCTTCCTCGTGATTTCCAGCATTCGTTTCTGGCAGAACCCTCTCGGTTGCGGACATTGCTGTGCCCCCCGGAAGCTGCCGCCCGGAAGCCGACGCTCATCCCGAACGAAGGAAACGATCCCTTCGCATCGTCGGCCTGCGAGGTGGACTATTTGTTCACAGGAATCGCCCGTGTGCTCATGCCCGCCACGAGGAATGAAAATGCGTCTGCCAACGGATCAAAGGGGCCAACTGATGAGCGATCCGCTGGAACCTTTCATCCGTGGGGAGATCATTTTCAAGGGAGTTCCTCATGGAAGCCAAGCTTCCACCGGGAAACCATGAAAAATCTCACCGCAGAAGGACACGGATGGGCACGCCGTGAAGGGGACGATCCGCGTTAATCCGTGTCCATCTGTGGTGACTGTCGGAGGAGGATAGCGATGACACGATACATCTCGGTCACTCTCTTCATCGTGACGGTTTTGCTCATCGGGAGTTTTCCGAGGACCGGCGTCCTCGCGGTTGCTCGTGCAGCGGGCCAGATCCCGCCCATTGTTCTTGAGGTGGACGCCCGGGAAGCTCCGCGGAAGATTTTGCATGCGCGGCTGACGATTCCGGTCACACCGGGACCGTTGACCTTATACTATCCCAAATGGCTTCCGGGAGAACACGGACCGACCGGACCGATTCTCAATCTGGCGGGATTGAAACTGAGTGCCGGAGGTCAGACCATTTCCTGGCAGCGTGATCCGGTGGAGATGTACGCCTTTCACTGTCAGATTCCCGCCGGAGCCCGCAGTCTCGAGGTGGCCCTTGATTTTCTTCTGCCCGTCGGTGGGGATGGATTCACCTCGGCCGCGTCCACGACGGCACAGCTTGCCGTCATCAACTGGAATCAGGTGCTGCTCTATCCCCAGGGGCGCCGAACCGATGACCTCCTCTACGCGGTGCGACTGCAGTTGCCTTCGGGCTGGCGCTACGCAACGGCTCTTCGCAAAGCGAGAGAATCCGCCGGAGTGATCGAGTTCGAGCCGGTCTCGCTCACGATGCTGGTGGATTCGCCGCTTCTGGCTGGAGCCCACATGCGCACGATCACGCTGACGACCGAGCCATCCCCGCCGACCTTCATCCATCTGGCGGCGGATAGCCCGGAGGCGCTGGAAATGAGTCCGAAGATGATCGCGGATTTGAAGCAACTCGTCAGCGAAGCTGGCGCTCTCTTCGGAGCCTACCACCACACCGAATATCACTTTCTTCTCGCCCTGAGCGACCATGTCGCCCATTTCGGTCTGGAACATCATCAGTCGAGCGATAACCGCGTGCCGGAACGGACGCTTCTGGAGGACGCCCTTCGGAAAGTCCACATCGGCGTTCTCTCCCACGAGTACGTGCACTCCTGGAACGGCAAATATCGCCGTCCGGCCGACCTCACGACGAGCGACTACGGTCAGCCGATGGTGGGCGATCTACTGTGGGTCTACGAAGGGCTCACGCAATATCTGGGAGGCGTGCTGGCGGCGCGCAGCGGACTGTGGTCGCCGGAAGAGT is part of the Blastocatellia bacterium genome and encodes:
- a CDS encoding ATP-binding protein → MRLRTLSGRTILLLGITAAAVVVGGLNLQARLRSPQIPSDGVIWADSPGGVKAEIVDPSGPAARAGVRRGDLLIGISLDGGRDFDEITRASDVQIYLDTAGVHHPVSYLIERRNAYGDASRWAADLTGLQAKPQRLWRGLYLAAIGLVYLIIGLYVLIRQGRSPYTRHFYVICLAAFIVHFYSFTEQLDRLDWIVFLADNAALTLLAPLFLHFAALFPIKQQIVESRRVVTAVLYIPAMIMLGLEALLVMRWRPTADVALRLRMGLDSAEVIQFILCFLIGGALLVRTFTRAESPILRQQMKWVVWGLGVSIVPFTAYQVYSYFINPNASPVIEAIAVGPLIFIPLSFGYSIVRYRLMDVDVIMRRSVVHALATASVLALYLALLIKGADIVDWVVPNAPLWLVQAVTVTGMLIIAMLFAPVRNWMQQQMDRLFYGPRYSARASLGQFIQTISATTALDPLLSSVAERLGEMVPVGKIVIFIEDASAPAGYRIAFSSEGSEQRPLPPGFADVIRTESASQGVLSVEVTPWLPESFLAHFRDLHYFVPCIVRDRMVAIIGLGRNAEAPLLTSEEIELLRAISGYVAVAIENSLLYQEQAARAAELAELKEFNESIIESINVGILALTPEGRITTCNSALEELLGLPRSQAIGQPIDSVLDPELVRALRQIVGHEGWVVDEARTLYKFRLVLGEDRDLVLNISLTPFVTPQGQNVGSLLVLEDLTHRVRLEEQLQQREKLSSIGLLAAGVAHEVNTPLAGIASYTQMLLRQFPPSDPRRALLEKIQTQAMRASNIVTNLLNFARVERTDFAELDLHQVLDDTLQLIEPQLRTSGIVVVKDYAPELPAILGNFTKLQQVFMNLILNARDAMPDGGQLTLRTDARDAVVEVEVIDTGVGIPPEHLSKIYDPFFTTKEIGRGTGLGLALTYGIVQEHAGRISVESKVGCGTRFTLTFPAARVARIPSRRREEYATATGD
- a CDS encoding M61 family peptidase, with the protein product MTRYISVTLFIVTVLLIGSFPRTGVLAVARAAGQIPPIVLEVDAREAPRKILHARLTIPVTPGPLTLYYPKWLPGEHGPTGPILNLAGLKLSAGGQTISWQRDPVEMYAFHCQIPAGARSLEVALDFLLPVGGDGFTSAASTTAQLAVINWNQVLLYPQGRRTDDLLYAVRLQLPSGWRYATALRKARESAGVIEFEPVSLTMLVDSPLLAGAHMRTITLTTEPSPPTFIHLAADSPEALEMSPKMIADLKQLVSEAGALFGAYHHTEYHFLLALSDHVAHFGLEHHQSSDNRVPERTLLEDALRKVHIGVLSHEYVHSWNGKYRRPADLTTSDYGQPMVGDLLWVYEGLTQYLGGVLAARSGLWSPEEYEQALAVAAASLDHRPGRSWRPLADTTRAAQILYGAPAAWDAWRRGVDFYDEGWLLWLEVDAIIRSETRGARSLDDFCRRFHGGTSGGPTVKPYTFDDLVATLAEVAPYDWRGFFTTRLAATTPRAPLGGIERSGWRLVYRETPSDFQQALEQVSRILDLAYSLGLRLRDDGLILDVVPETVAARAGLGPGMRLVAVNGRRFAPHILRAALRAARTSSDPIELLVESEEFYKTYRLAYHEGERYPHLERDASRPDLLSQILKPRQTRIATSR